A part of Halorhodospira halophila genomic DNA contains:
- a CDS encoding chemotaxis protein CheB — protein sequence MRAQGLPPAESPPAPFIVGVAASAGGLEPLRGLLRELPGDLGLSIVIAQHLSPHHRSILTDLLSRETALSVHTAEDGDQLAPDTVYVTPANKDITISRGRILLTEPPDPVRPKPSADRLFHSMAEAYHELCAGVVLSGTGTDGAAGARAIKAAGGAVFAQEPASAAYDGMPRAALQTGCADSVPDSRGLAERLARLARGEPADDREPALGDALERIGQRVYRERQMDLGAYREATVQRRLQRRLVATGARDAAHYEQLLQTDPGEVDRLIRELLISVTAFFRDREAFQALETVIGELARQRSEDAELRIWVPGCATGEEAYSIAILVQEALAQHEITRPVQIFATDLDEEALTEARSGIYPAGAVADLPGAWLERYFVREGDRVRAAKPLRDMMVFARQDLLNDPPFTRLDLISCRNLLIYLRPDTQKRILELFHYGLRPGGHLFLGRAEGISGREYLYTAIDGAQRLYRKRNDVRATPPKFGNGGPAPERSSPPPPAASRRTQMDQRIAEGLQELFAPEHVVVTAAGTVLRSRGAGNYMHLPDGDASLSVQALIREELRSELITLLNRCHREGHPQMGTALRLRPELEWVRLRITPLPAATDEGSVCYLILFERGAYEEPPPEIAEGDERTQRTVDTLRGELTATREHLSVVTEELERANEELQSTNEELQSSNEELQSTNEELETSNEELQSTNEELTTVNEELNRRSEELSEAYDDLASVMDSLSEGLVVFDAHARIKRFNAAAQSLLELQEDWLEQPVSILSGQLGLYDWGDRVQRVLREGDTLEEWLDCQGEHHLLRLLPYWSRASRLQGCILLLVNYTSVVRAETQVRLQAQALDATSEGVVVADAQVPGLPVTYCNRSFKTLTGYEPEEAIGHNCRFLQGPDTDPADVDTLRAALSRQEPVSVVLTNYRKDGSPFRNYLRIDPVRNAAGTVTHFIGIQGDVTRQEAYQSELLAAKTEAEQASQAKTEFLSSMSHELRTPLNAIVGFTQLLAEHSEPSAESRQRYYGDILRAGWYLRDLINDVLDLARIEAGEMHVAPTAVQLCSVAEDCLAVCSGDASEHRIALTVEVPDDLWVQADPMRLKQILLNLLTNGIKYNRPGGTVHLDARPEADGDAVSVVVSDSGIGIPPEKRERLFLPFDRLDQDRGTIEGTGIGLLIAQRLATFMAGTLALLDSSPERGSRFQLRLPAADPPTEGAARPSRAAESPMADHPPIRPVRILYVEDQFLNRLLVRGLIDNRSDAELTEAEDGASALGIAAEQAFDLILLDLHLPDMDGFQVMESLRGQGIAPAVPVVAVSADALPAQRERAAELGFSEYLVKPFRIQDLERLIRTVGAGFADEA from the coding sequence GTGCGTGCGCAAGGACTGCCGCCCGCCGAGTCCCCTCCCGCGCCCTTTATCGTGGGCGTTGCGGCCTCGGCCGGGGGGCTGGAACCCCTCCGCGGCCTGCTCCGCGAGCTCCCGGGCGATCTGGGTCTGAGCATCGTCATCGCCCAGCACCTCTCCCCCCACCACCGAAGCATCCTCACCGACCTGCTCAGCCGCGAGACCGCGCTCAGCGTCCACACCGCCGAAGACGGCGATCAGCTGGCCCCGGACACCGTTTACGTCACCCCGGCCAATAAGGACATCACCATCTCCAGGGGGCGCATTCTGCTCACCGAGCCCCCGGACCCGGTGCGACCGAAGCCCTCGGCGGACCGCCTCTTCCACTCCATGGCCGAGGCGTACCACGAGCTGTGCGCCGGGGTGGTCCTGTCGGGCACCGGTACCGACGGCGCCGCCGGCGCCCGCGCCATCAAGGCCGCCGGCGGTGCGGTGTTTGCCCAGGAGCCGGCCAGCGCCGCCTACGACGGCATGCCGCGGGCCGCGCTGCAGACCGGGTGCGCGGACAGCGTGCCGGACAGCCGCGGGCTGGCCGAGCGCCTGGCGCGCCTGGCCCGCGGCGAGCCGGCCGACGACCGGGAGCCGGCGCTCGGCGACGCCCTGGAGCGCATCGGCCAGCGCGTCTACCGCGAGCGCCAGATGGACCTCGGTGCCTACCGGGAGGCCACGGTGCAGCGCCGGCTGCAGCGACGGCTGGTGGCCACCGGGGCACGGGACGCCGCGCACTACGAGCAGCTGCTCCAGACGGACCCGGGCGAGGTGGACCGGCTGATCCGCGAGCTGCTCATCTCAGTGACCGCCTTCTTCCGGGACCGCGAGGCGTTCCAGGCTCTGGAAACCGTCATCGGCGAGCTGGCCCGGCAGCGCTCCGAGGACGCCGAGCTGCGCATCTGGGTACCCGGCTGCGCCACCGGCGAGGAGGCCTACTCCATCGCCATCCTGGTCCAGGAAGCCCTGGCGCAGCACGAGATCACGCGCCCGGTTCAGATCTTCGCCACGGACCTCGACGAGGAGGCGCTGACCGAGGCCCGCAGCGGGATCTACCCCGCCGGGGCGGTGGCCGACCTGCCCGGCGCCTGGCTCGAGCGCTACTTCGTGCGCGAGGGCGATCGGGTGCGCGCCGCCAAGCCGCTGCGCGACATGATGGTGTTCGCCCGGCAGGACCTGCTCAACGACCCGCCCTTCACCCGCCTGGATCTGATCAGCTGCCGCAACCTGCTGATCTACCTGCGCCCCGATACGCAGAAACGGATCCTGGAGCTGTTCCACTACGGGCTGCGCCCGGGCGGGCACCTGTTCCTGGGGCGGGCCGAGGGGATCAGCGGGCGAGAATACCTCTACACCGCCATCGACGGGGCGCAGCGGCTCTACCGCAAGCGCAACGATGTCCGTGCCACCCCGCCGAAGTTCGGCAACGGCGGCCCAGCCCCAGAGCGCAGCAGCCCCCCACCGCCGGCCGCGTCCAGGCGCACGCAGATGGATCAGCGCATCGCCGAGGGGCTGCAGGAGCTCTTCGCGCCGGAGCACGTCGTGGTCACCGCCGCCGGGACGGTGCTGCGCAGCCGCGGTGCGGGCAACTACATGCACTTGCCCGACGGCGACGCCAGCCTGAGCGTCCAGGCCCTGATCCGCGAGGAGCTGCGCTCGGAGCTGATCACCCTGCTCAATCGCTGCCACCGCGAGGGCCACCCGCAGATGGGCACCGCCCTGCGCCTGCGCCCGGAGCTTGAGTGGGTGCGCCTGCGGATCACCCCGCTGCCGGCGGCCACCGACGAGGGCTCGGTCTGCTACCTGATCCTCTTCGAGCGCGGTGCCTACGAGGAGCCGCCGCCGGAGATCGCCGAGGGCGACGAGCGGACGCAGCGGACCGTCGACACCCTGCGCGGCGAGCTGACGGCCACGCGGGAGCACCTGAGCGTCGTCACCGAGGAGTTGGAACGGGCCAATGAGGAGCTGCAGTCGACCAATGAGGAGCTGCAGTCCTCCAACGAGGAACTCCAGTCCACCAACGAAGAGCTGGAGACGAGCAACGAGGAGCTGCAGTCCACCAACGAAGAGCTGACCACCGTCAACGAGGAGCTGAACCGGCGCAGCGAGGAACTCAGCGAGGCGTACGACGACCTCGCCTCGGTGATGGACAGCCTCAGCGAGGGGCTGGTGGTCTTCGACGCCCACGCACGGATCAAGCGCTTCAACGCCGCGGCGCAGTCCCTGCTGGAGCTGCAGGAGGACTGGCTGGAGCAGCCGGTGAGCATCCTCTCCGGGCAGCTCGGGCTCTACGACTGGGGCGACCGCGTCCAGCGCGTCCTGCGCGAGGGCGACACGCTGGAGGAGTGGCTGGATTGCCAGGGGGAGCACCACCTGCTGCGGCTGCTGCCCTACTGGAGCCGCGCCAGCCGGCTGCAGGGCTGCATCCTGCTGCTGGTCAACTACACCAGCGTCGTGCGCGCCGAGACCCAGGTCCGCCTCCAGGCCCAGGCCCTCGATGCGACTTCCGAGGGCGTGGTCGTCGCCGATGCCCAGGTCCCCGGGCTGCCGGTGACCTACTGCAACCGATCGTTCAAGACCCTCACCGGCTACGAGCCGGAAGAGGCCATCGGCCACAACTGCCGCTTCCTGCAGGGGCCGGACACGGACCCCGCGGACGTGGACACCCTGCGCGCGGCCCTCTCCCGCCAGGAGCCGGTAAGCGTAGTCCTGACCAACTACCGCAAGGACGGCTCCCCGTTCCGCAATTACCTGCGTATCGACCCGGTCCGCAACGCCGCCGGGACGGTGACCCACTTCATCGGCATCCAGGGCGACGTCACCCGTCAGGAGGCCTACCAGTCGGAACTCCTCGCCGCCAAGACGGAGGCCGAGCAGGCCAGCCAGGCGAAGACGGAGTTCCTCTCCTCGATGAGCCACGAGCTGCGCACGCCGCTCAACGCCATCGTCGGCTTCACGCAGCTGCTCGCCGAGCACTCGGAGCCCTCCGCCGAGTCGCGGCAGCGCTACTACGGCGACATCCTCAGGGCGGGCTGGTACCTGCGGGATCTGATCAACGATGTCCTGGATCTGGCGCGGATCGAGGCCGGGGAGATGCACGTCGCGCCCACCGCCGTGCAGCTGTGTAGCGTGGCGGAGGACTGCCTGGCGGTGTGCAGCGGGGACGCCAGCGAGCACCGGATCGCCCTGACCGTCGAGGTCCCGGACGATCTCTGGGTGCAGGCCGATCCCATGCGACTGAAGCAGATCCTGCTCAATCTGCTCACCAACGGCATCAAGTACAACCGCCCCGGCGGCACCGTGCACCTCGATGCCCGCCCGGAGGCGGACGGCGACGCGGTCTCCGTGGTGGTCAGCGACAGCGGCATCGGCATCCCGCCGGAGAAGCGCGAACGGCTCTTCCTGCCCTTCGACCGGCTGGACCAGGACCGCGGTACCATCGAGGGGACGGGCATCGGCCTGCTGATCGCCCAGCGACTGGCGACATTCATGGCGGGGACCCTTGCGCTGCTGGACTCCAGCCCCGAGCGGGGCAGCCGCTTTCAGCTGCGCCTGCCCGCGGCGGACCCGCCGACCGAAGGGGCCGCCAGGCCGTCCCGTGCGGCGGAGTCGCCCATGGCGGACCATCCCCCTATCCGACCGGTGCGCATCCTCTACGTGGAGGACCAGTTCCTCAATCGCCTGCTCGTGCGCGGTCTGATCGACAACCGCAGCGACGCCGAACTCACCGAGGCGGAGGACGGCGCCTCGGCGCTGGGCATCGCGGCGGAGCAGGCCTTCGATCTGATCCTGCTCGACCTGCACCTGCCGGACATGGACGGCTTCCAGGTCATGGAGTCACTGCGCGGGCAGGGGATCGCTCCGGCGGTGCCGGTGGTCGCGGTCAGCGCCGACGCCCTGCCCGCCCAGCGTGAGCGCGCCGCGGAGCTGGGCTTCAGCGAGTACCTGGTCAAGCCGTTCCGGATCCAGGATCTCGAGCGGCTGATCCGGACGGTCGGCGCGGGGTTCGCCGACGAGGCCTGA
- the cysB gene encoding HTH-type transcriptional regulator CysB, whose amino-acid sequence MKLRQLQFIHEVVHRNLNISAAADALYTSQSGVSKQIQALEDELGVQIFVRSGKSLSHLTPAGERIIEATARLLEEARNIRAIAADYAGQERGQLTIATTQTQAKYALPRVIQRFRARYPNVSLHMHQGTPMQIAELAARGEADFAIATEAMEHFEDLVMMPCYRWNRSVVVPADHPLAEAEPLTLEALAAHPLVTYVFGFTGRSQLDEAFQGAGLAPEVAFTATDAEVIKTYVQLGVGVGIIASMAFDPDADEGLVARDASHLFAPSTTSIGFRRGSHLRGFMYAFIHLFAPHLTEEVVEQAIRARTPEARRALLEALDPALDAGSP is encoded by the coding sequence ATGAAGCTCAGGCAACTGCAGTTCATCCACGAGGTGGTCCACCGCAACCTGAACATCTCGGCGGCGGCGGACGCCCTGTACACGTCGCAGTCCGGGGTGAGCAAGCAGATCCAGGCCCTCGAGGATGAGCTCGGCGTCCAGATCTTCGTGCGCAGCGGCAAGAGCCTCTCCCACCTGACGCCGGCCGGCGAGCGCATCATCGAGGCCACCGCCCGGCTGCTCGAGGAAGCCCGCAACATCCGCGCCATCGCCGCCGACTACGCCGGCCAGGAGCGCGGCCAGCTGACCATCGCCACCACCCAGACCCAGGCCAAGTACGCCCTGCCGCGGGTCATCCAGCGCTTCCGTGCCCGCTATCCCAATGTCAGCCTGCACATGCACCAGGGCACGCCCATGCAGATCGCCGAGCTCGCCGCCCGGGGCGAGGCGGATTTCGCCATCGCCACCGAGGCCATGGAGCACTTCGAGGATCTGGTCATGATGCCCTGCTACCGCTGGAACCGGAGCGTGGTGGTCCCCGCCGACCACCCGCTGGCCGAGGCGGAGCCGCTGACCCTGGAGGCTCTGGCGGCCCACCCGCTGGTCACCTACGTCTTCGGTTTCACCGGGCGCTCGCAGCTCGATGAGGCCTTTCAGGGCGCCGGGCTGGCGCCGGAGGTGGCCTTCACCGCCACCGACGCCGAGGTGATCAAGACCTACGTGCAGCTGGGGGTCGGGGTGGGGATCATCGCCAGCATGGCCTTCGACCCCGATGCCGACGAGGGGCTGGTGGCCCGCGACGCCAGCCACCTCTTCGCCCCGAGCACCACGAGCATCGGCTTCCGCCGCGGCAGCCACCTGCGCGGCTTCATGTACGCCTTCATCCACCTCTTCGCGCCGCACCTGACCGAAGAGGTGGTCGAGCAGGCGATCCGGGCGCGCACGCCGGAGGCCCGCCGGGCGCTGCTCGAGGCGCTGGATCCCGCGCTGGACGCGGGTTCTCCCTGA
- a CDS encoding YeeE/YedE family protein, which produces MSSSITLTARGSAAPIAGWASLGLLAVGALYLGAFISPTQAALLIVGGALGVVLYHAAFGFTAAWRVFINERRGRGLRAQMIMLAVAVLLFFPLLDAGSAFGNELSGYVFPVGVAVVVGSFLFGLGMQIGGGCASGTLFTVGGGNARMVITLLGFILGSVIATHHVDWWWDLPAFEAVSVVEGLGVTGGLALSLALFATIYAGTVYFERRRHGALEQPAAAGRAGWQRFLRGPWPLIWGAVALAVLNALTLILSGRPWGITAAFALWGAKGFEAVGIEVAQWGYWQLPGNARALEASVLADATSVVNFGIILGALLAAVLAGRLAPSLRIPPRALAASIIGGLLLGYGARLAFGCNIGAYFGGIASGSLHGWVWLIFAFLGNVVGVRLRPWFFGEESRQPRQPASC; this is translated from the coding sequence ATGTCGTCATCCATCACCCTGACCGCGCGGGGCAGTGCGGCCCCGATCGCCGGCTGGGCCAGCCTCGGCCTGCTTGCCGTCGGGGCGCTCTACCTTGGGGCATTCATCAGCCCCACGCAGGCCGCGCTGCTCATCGTCGGCGGTGCGCTGGGCGTGGTGCTCTACCACGCCGCCTTCGGGTTCACCGCCGCCTGGCGGGTGTTCATCAACGAGCGCCGCGGTCGCGGGCTGCGGGCGCAGATGATCATGCTGGCGGTGGCGGTCCTGCTCTTTTTCCCGCTGCTCGATGCCGGGTCGGCGTTCGGCAACGAGCTCAGCGGCTACGTCTTCCCGGTGGGCGTGGCCGTCGTGGTGGGGTCGTTCCTCTTCGGCCTCGGCATGCAGATCGGCGGCGGTTGCGCCTCGGGGACGCTGTTCACCGTCGGCGGTGGCAATGCCCGGATGGTCATCACGCTGCTCGGGTTCATCCTGGGCTCGGTGATCGCCACCCATCACGTGGACTGGTGGTGGGATCTGCCGGCCTTCGAGGCGGTCTCGGTGGTCGAGGGGCTGGGCGTGACCGGCGGCCTGGCCCTGAGCCTGGCGCTGTTCGCCACCATCTACGCCGGCACCGTGTACTTCGAACGCCGCCGCCACGGCGCGCTGGAACAGCCGGCGGCCGCTGGGCGCGCCGGCTGGCAACGGTTCCTGCGTGGCCCCTGGCCGCTGATCTGGGGGGCGGTGGCGCTGGCCGTGCTCAACGCGCTGACGCTGATCCTCTCCGGGCGGCCCTGGGGGATCACCGCCGCCTTCGCCCTTTGGGGTGCCAAGGGCTTCGAGGCGGTGGGCATCGAGGTGGCGCAGTGGGGCTACTGGCAGCTGCCGGGCAACGCCCGGGCGCTGGAGGCCAGCGTGCTGGCTGACGCCACCTCGGTGGTGAACTTCGGCATCATCCTCGGCGCGCTGCTCGCCGCGGTGCTCGCCGGGCGGCTGGCGCCGAGCCTGCGTATCCCGCCGCGGGCCCTGGCGGCATCGATCATCGGCGGGTTGCTGCTCGGCTACGGCGCGCGGCTGGCCTTCGGCTGCAACATCGGCGCCTATTTCGGCGGTATCGCCTCGGGCAGCCTGCACGGCTGGGTGTGGCTGATCTTCGCCTTCCTCGGCAACGTGGTCGGGGTGCGCCTGCGGCCCTGGTTCTTCGGCGAGGAGTCGCGGCAGCCGCGCCAGCCCGCCTCCTGCTGA